Proteins encoded in a region of the Oncorhynchus clarkii lewisi isolate Uvic-CL-2024 chromosome 18, UVic_Ocla_1.0, whole genome shotgun sequence genome:
- the LOC139373526 gene encoding transmembrane protein 79-like, protein MSVHLTLNPDEDRAGGPSKTSGSTAAGPQTPGTEQQGLEHRGMEKEDEKQEAKKETSSAALEPSTLLWLGDREGEKGGVVSESEGAEGDEEEREAERIGGSTELLEGQESQPESERKAKWRESMPEGERWRDDELEGGQREEMDGSLADDEEEGEEGPVNWMPEKVAQVFTPTVIVRPSSKREEFPLENSRYGEMDTEKRPFLEPQTPTAPPVLYYPQWTEEPDNYTHMCGGSCGDVLKLGLGIGAAAVLFPLLVWGGYALLPFDAPPLDSAPLRLVYTLRCSFFAVIPIMLGVLVQGLARLRYGALTPLYEAKVGEESREVAVHRHYVGDSLSLFLLYFLQLAVMATYISQDLLKMVPLLTVVFAFGRLIYWVCVTLGSSVRGLGFGLSFLPILVMLGANLYFVCSSVSEGAVFDVAPPTTTPPPRQSWWG, encoded by the exons ATGTCCGTGCACCTGACTTTAAATCCAGATGAAGACAGAGCCGGAGGGCCTTCTAAAACCAGTGGGTCTACCGCTGCAGGACCTCAAACACCTGGAACGGAACAACAGGGCCTAGAGCACAGGGGGATGGAAAAAGAGGATGAGAAGCAAGAGGCGAAAAAGGAAACCAGCTCCGCTGCCTTGGAGCCTAGCACTTTGCTGTggctgggagacagagagggggagaaaggaggtgTGGTGTCTGAGAGCGAGGGAGCtgaaggggatgaggaggagagggaggcagagaggataggagggagtACAGAGCTTTTGGAGGGACAGGAGAGCCAGCCAGAGAGTGAGCGAAAGGCAAAATGGAGAGAGAGCatgccagagggagagagatggagagatgatgaGTTGGAGGGAGGCCAACGTGAGGAAATGGATGGTTCGCTTGCagatgatgaggaagagggggaggaaggcccAGTGAATTGGATGCCAGAGAAGGTTGCGCAGGTCTTCACTCCGACAGTGATAGTGCGTCCATCTAGCAAACGGGAGGAGTTCCCACTTGAAAATAGCAGGTATGGAGAGATGGATACTGAGAAGAGACCTTTCTTAGAGCCCCAGACACCAACAGCCCCACCAGTACTCTACTACCCACAGTGGACAGAGGAGCCGGACAACTACACAC ATATGTGTGGTGGTAGTTGTGGGGATGTTCTGAAACTTGGCCTGGGCATTGGTGCTGCAGCTGTTCTCTTCCCTCTACTTGTGTGGGGCGGATATGCCCTTTTGCCCTTTGATGCCCCACCCCTGGACAGCGCCCCTCTCAGGCTGGTGTACACACTGCGCTGCTCCTTCTTTGCTGTCATACCCATTATGCTAG GTGTGCTGGTGCAGGGGTTGGCGCGGCTACGCTACGGCGCCCTAACGCCCCTCTACGAGGCCAAGGTGGGGGAGGAGAGCCGGGAGGTGGCAGTCCACCGGCACTACGTGGGCGACTCGCTCTCCCTCTTCCTACTCTACTTCCTGCAGCTGGCCGTCATGGCCACCTACATCAGCCAGGACCTGCTCAAGATGGTGCCCCTGCTCACCGTCGTCTTTGCCTTCGGCAG GCTGATCTACTGGGTGTGTGTGACCCTAGGCAGCAGCGTGAGGGGTTTGGGCTTCGGCCTCTCCTTCCTGCCCATACTGGTCATGTTGGGCGCCAACCTCTACTTTGTGTGCTCGTCAGTCAGTGAAGGGGCTGTCTTTGATGTGGCCCcgcccaccaccaccccacctcccagGCAGAGTTGGTGGGGctag